The following proteins are co-located in the Haloarcula marismortui ATCC 43049 genome:
- a CDS encoding DUF7537 family lipoprotein: protein MRWLSTAAVVVVLLTAGCNAFVGADTAAQRTVTPAPVPTAAESDTATSLDPPPGVTTERLENVALLAAAHRQALNGTTYTLHERYSEFTIGNDSSSVRREETVAVESPTRYRDEMVRMTTDSNGAVERYEQSTYADGTNWYERRDNGTVERQRGEVRFSRDKYAYRTAFYLNRYAVVNQSATAVITRDGGRVYRIRGSGGEIPAAERLEEFRVELLVESNSLVRQFSVWYRTEDRIVEYSFWYEDIGETTAERPAWLNESTPAN, encoded by the coding sequence ATGCGCTGGCTGTCGACAGCCGCGGTGGTCGTTGTTCTCCTGACAGCCGGCTGTAACGCCTTCGTCGGCGCTGACACTGCTGCTCAGCGAACTGTCACGCCCGCCCCGGTCCCAACAGCAGCCGAGTCGGACACGGCAACGTCGCTGGACCCGCCGCCCGGCGTTACCACGGAGCGCCTCGAAAACGTCGCCCTCCTTGCGGCTGCCCACCGGCAGGCGCTCAACGGCACTACCTACACCCTGCACGAACGCTACAGCGAGTTCACAATCGGGAACGACAGCAGTTCCGTCCGGCGCGAAGAGACTGTCGCCGTCGAATCACCGACGCGGTACCGCGACGAGATGGTCAGAATGACGACTGACTCGAACGGGGCCGTCGAGCGGTACGAACAGTCGACCTACGCCGACGGCACCAACTGGTATGAGCGCCGTGACAACGGCACCGTCGAGCGCCAGCGCGGCGAGGTCCGGTTCAGCCGTGATAAGTACGCCTACCGGACCGCGTTCTACCTGAATCGCTACGCCGTGGTCAACCAGAGTGCCACGGCAGTCATTACACGGGACGGCGGCCGAGTCTACCGGATTCGCGGTTCCGGCGGCGAGATTCCAGCCGCGGAACGGCTAGAAGAGTTTCGTGTCGAACTGCTGGTCGAATCAAATAGCCTCGTCCGCCAATTTAGCGTCTGGTACCGTACCGAGGACCGTATCGTCGAATACAGTTTCTGGTACGAGGATATCGGCGAAACGACAGCGGAGCGGCCGGCGTGGCTCAACGAATCAACACCGGCGAATTGA
- the gatE gene encoding Glu-tRNA(Gln) amidotransferase subunit GatE produces the protein MTEYDYEELGLVAGLEIHQQLDTATKLFCDCPTTIREPEESDRSFTRYLHPTKSELGEIDEAALEESMVDREFEYLAYDTTCLVEEDDEPPHRVDREAMETTLEIAQLLDMSVADQVNIMRKIVVDGSNTTGFQRSMLVANDGAIETSAGPVGVEDMLLEEESCQRIEETEDGVRFSLDRLGIPLVEIGTKPDISSPEQAREAAERIGMLLRSTGKVKRGLGTIRQDVNVSIEEGARIELKGVQSLDDIDDLVRNEVRRQVELLDIAEELAERGATVGEPQDVTEVFEDTDSGVIEGALSSGGKVQGLLLSGFDGLVGREIQPDRRLGTELSDHAKRHGAGGIFHTDELPAYGVTEAEVEALRDAVGAGSEDAVAIVADDPETAELAIDAVAERAETALAGVPEETRDANEDATSRYLRPLPGAARMYPETDVPPVEPDVTEVETPELLTEKVDRYESEFDLGSGLAEQVAYGQRWPLFEALVAGEGVDPTLAAGTLESTLTELRRDDVPVENLTDKHLQGAILLVDGGDVPREGMEDLLTALAENPSLTAEEAVEQEGLGGVDESEVRDAVAEVVERHEDQVAEEGMGAFSALMGECMGALRGKADGDTVSDVLRSEIQKRA, from the coding sequence ATGACCGAGTACGACTACGAGGAGCTGGGGCTCGTCGCTGGCCTAGAGATTCACCAGCAACTCGATACTGCGACGAAACTGTTCTGTGACTGTCCGACGACGATCCGCGAACCCGAAGAGAGCGACCGCTCCTTTACCCGCTATCTGCACCCGACAAAGAGCGAACTCGGGGAGATCGACGAGGCGGCGCTGGAGGAGAGCATGGTTGACCGGGAGTTCGAGTATCTGGCCTACGACACGACCTGTCTCGTCGAGGAGGACGACGAGCCACCGCACCGCGTCGACCGCGAAGCGATGGAGACGACGCTCGAAATCGCCCAGCTACTGGATATGTCCGTCGCCGACCAAGTGAACATCATGCGGAAAATCGTCGTCGACGGCTCGAACACCACGGGGTTCCAGCGCTCGATGCTGGTCGCAAACGACGGGGCCATCGAGACGAGCGCCGGCCCGGTCGGTGTCGAGGATATGCTGCTTGAGGAGGAGTCCTGCCAGCGCATCGAGGAGACTGAGGACGGCGTCCGCTTTTCGCTCGACCGTCTCGGCATCCCGCTGGTCGAAATCGGCACGAAGCCGGACATCAGTTCGCCCGAGCAGGCCCGTGAAGCCGCCGAGCGCATCGGAATGCTCCTCCGTTCGACCGGGAAAGTCAAGCGCGGCCTCGGAACCATCCGTCAGGACGTGAACGTCTCCATCGAGGAGGGCGCACGGATCGAGCTGAAAGGCGTCCAGAGCCTCGATGACATCGACGACCTCGTCCGTAACGAGGTCCGTCGGCAGGTCGAACTGCTGGACATCGCCGAGGAGCTCGCCGAGCGCGGCGCCACCGTCGGCGAACCACAGGACGTGACCGAGGTGTTCGAGGACACGGATTCGGGCGTCATCGAGGGGGCGCTCTCCTCGGGCGGCAAAGTACAGGGCCTCCTGCTGTCTGGCTTCGACGGGCTCGTGGGCCGCGAGATTCAGCCTGACCGCCGGCTCGGAACCGAACTGTCCGACCACGCTAAGCGCCACGGCGCTGGCGGCATCTTCCACACAGACGAACTCCCGGCCTACGGCGTCACCGAGGCGGAAGTCGAGGCGCTACGGGACGCTGTTGGGGCCGGCTCGGAGGACGCTGTCGCTATTGTCGCTGATGACCCGGAGACCGCCGAGCTGGCCATCGACGCCGTTGCGGAGCGCGCTGAGACGGCGCTTGCAGGCGTCCCGGAGGAGACCCGCGACGCGAACGAGGACGCTACGTCGCGGTACCTCCGCCCGCTCCCCGGCGCAGCGCGGATGTACCCCGAGACGGATGTGCCACCCGTCGAACCCGACGTAACCGAAGTCGAGACCCCGGAACTGCTCACAGAGAAGGTCGACCGATACGAGAGTGAGTTCGACCTCGGCTCCGGCCTCGCTGAGCAGGTCGCCTACGGCCAGCGATGGCCCCTGTTCGAGGCACTGGTGGCGGGCGAAGGCGTCGATCCGACGCTGGCCGCCGGCACGCTGGAGTCGACGCTGACCGAACTCCGCCGCGACGACGTGCCCGTCGAGAACCTCACCGACAAACACCTGCAGGGCGCAATTCTGCTGGTCGACGGCGGAGACGTGCCGCGTGAGGGGATGGAAGACCTCCTGACGGCACTCGCCGAGAACCCGTCACTGACGGCCGAGGAAGCTGTCGAGCAGGAGGGGCTGGGCGGCGTCGACGAGTCGGAAGTCCGTGACGCCGTTGCCGAAGTCGTCGAACGCCACGAGGACCAGGTCGCCGAGGAAGGCATGGGCGCGTTCTCGGCGCTGATGGGCGAGTGCATGGGCGCACTCCGTGGCAAAGCCGACGGCGATACGGTGAGCGACGTGTTGCGCTCAGAGATACAGAAGCGGGCTTAA
- a CDS encoding class II fumarate hydratase encodes MTDEYRTEQDSLGEMQVPADAYWGAQTQRAVENFPISDVTFGRRFIRALGVVKKAAAQANRDLETIPEDKADCIVEAADEVIAGEHDDQFPVDVFQTGSGTSSNMNANEVISNRATELYGGDIGTREIHPNDHVNFGQSSNDVIPTAMHVASLEAVEKDVIPGLKTLRDELEAKEDEFDTVVKTGRTHLQDATPVTLGQEFSGYRTQVEKGISRVQDVHGRLSELALGGTAVGTGLNTHPEFPEKAATYISEETDLNFREADNHFEAQAAHDAMSEAHGALRTVAGSLNKIANDLRLLASGPRNGLGEIDQPENQPGSSIMPGKINPVVAEAVNQVHKQVVGNDAAVSAGAAEGQIDLNLYKPVLASNFLQSAKLIANSSAVFGEKFVAKLEADADHCAERVEQSMALATALNPAIGYDKASKVAKKALADEKTIREVVLEEGYLDEDEVDDVLDPEKMTKRGILGEE; translated from the coding sequence ATGACCGACGAGTACCGGACAGAGCAGGATAGCCTCGGTGAGATGCAGGTGCCAGCCGACGCGTACTGGGGCGCACAGACGCAACGCGCCGTCGAGAACTTCCCGATCAGCGACGTAACCTTCGGGCGGCGGTTCATCCGAGCGCTCGGCGTCGTCAAGAAGGCGGCCGCGCAGGCGAACCGCGACCTCGAAACGATTCCGGAAGACAAGGCGGACTGTATCGTCGAAGCCGCCGACGAAGTCATCGCCGGCGAACACGACGACCAGTTCCCCGTCGACGTGTTCCAGACCGGGTCGGGCACGTCGTCGAACATGAACGCCAACGAGGTCATCTCCAACCGCGCCACGGAGCTGTACGGCGGTGACATCGGGACCCGCGAGATCCACCCGAACGACCACGTCAACTTCGGCCAGTCCAGCAACGACGTGATTCCGACGGCAATGCACGTCGCCTCTCTCGAAGCGGTCGAGAAGGACGTGATTCCGGGCCTGAAGACGCTGCGTGATGAACTCGAAGCCAAAGAAGACGAGTTCGACACCGTCGTCAAGACCGGACGAACCCACCTGCAGGACGCGACGCCGGTGACACTGGGGCAGGAATTCTCCGGGTACCGCACGCAGGTCGAGAAGGGTATCTCCCGTGTTCAGGACGTTCACGGTCGCCTCTCCGAGCTCGCGCTCGGTGGAACCGCAGTCGGGACCGGCCTGAACACCCACCCCGAATTCCCCGAAAAAGCCGCGACGTACATCAGCGAGGAGACCGACCTCAACTTCCGCGAGGCGGACAACCACTTCGAGGCGCAGGCCGCCCACGACGCGATGTCGGAAGCCCACGGCGCGCTCCGGACGGTCGCCGGCTCACTGAACAAGATCGCAAACGACCTCCGACTGCTCGCGTCCGGGCCCCGCAACGGTCTCGGCGAGATCGACCAGCCGGAGAACCAGCCCGGCTCCTCGATCATGCCCGGGAAAATCAACCCCGTTGTCGCCGAAGCGGTCAATCAGGTCCACAAGCAGGTCGTCGGTAACGACGCCGCCGTCTCAGCTGGCGCTGCAGAGGGCCAGATCGACCTGAATCTCTACAAGCCCGTGCTGGCTTCGAACTTCCTGCAATCGGCCAAGCTCATCGCCAACAGCAGCGCGGTGTTCGGCGAGAAGTTCGTCGCCAAACTCGAAGCCGACGCAGACCACTGTGCCGAGCGCGTCGAGCAGAGCATGGCGCTGGCAACAGCACTCAACCCCGCCATCGGCTATGACAAGGCGAGCAAGGTCGCGAAGAAGGCGCTTGCTGATGAAAAGACCATCCGCGAGGTTGTCCTCGAAGAGGGCTATCTCGACGAAGACGAGGTCGACGACGTGCTCGACCCCGAGAAGATGACGAAGCGTGGCATTCTAGGCGAGGAGTAG
- a CDS encoding GNAT family N-acetyltransferase: MTIRLAIPDDVTAINQVATAAWETDYPDILSRETAEDGVRDWYAPEQLESELVESQTLLLVAEREEHVVGFAHATWHETDQEGYILRLYVHPDYRREGIGRSLLEQTCEELFEHDIHRINAMVLSANEPGAEFYEGFGFEFADESETEIGGERYPESRYVLADESRV, encoded by the coding sequence ATGACAATCCGATTGGCAATTCCGGACGACGTAACGGCCATCAATCAGGTGGCGACGGCGGCCTGGGAGACGGATTACCCGGACATCCTCTCTCGCGAGACAGCTGAGGACGGCGTTCGCGACTGGTACGCGCCCGAACAACTCGAATCAGAACTGGTCGAATCACAGACGCTCCTGCTCGTCGCCGAGCGCGAGGAGCACGTCGTCGGGTTCGCACACGCGACGTGGCATGAGACTGACCAGGAAGGCTATATTCTCCGGTTGTACGTCCATCCAGACTACAGGCGCGAGGGAATCGGCCGGTCACTGTTAGAACAGACCTGCGAGGAACTGTTCGAGCACGATATCCACCGGATCAACGCAATGGTCCTCTCGGCGAACGAACCGGGAGCCGAGTTCTACGAGGGATTCGGATTCGAATTCGCCGACGAGAGCGAAACCGAAATCGGCGGCGAACGCTACCCTGAGAGCCGCTACGTCCTCGCAGACGAGTCGCGGGTCTAG